The Acidobacteriota bacterium sequence AATCAAGCAGATCCTCGACCTGGTCCGTGAACACGAGCTCTCCGAGTTCGAGCTGGAGCAGGAAGGCGTCAAGCTGCGCGTCCGCAAGAAGGGCCAGGACGCGCCGGCCGTGGTGGTGAGTCCCGCGCACGCGGTGCCGGTGCCCGTCGTGGCCGCGGCGTCTGCCGGCGCGTCCGCCAGCGTACCGGTGACCGCCGCAGGCGATCCCGCCTCGCCTGTCGACGCCGACAACACGGACGGCGTCGAACTGGGCGTGGTCACCTCGCCGATCGTGGGCACGTTCTATCGCTCACCCGAGCCGACGGCCGCCCCCTTTGTCGCCGTGGGCGACACGGTGCGCAAGAACCAGGTGCTGTGCCTCATCGAGGCCATGAAGCTGATGAACGAGATCGTGTCGGAATACGACGGCGAGATCGTCCAGGTGTTTGTGGAGAACGGCCAGCCGGTGCAGTACGGCGAACGGCTGTTCGCGGTCAAGGCACGGTAGCGATCGTGTTCAAGAAGATCCTCATCGCCAACCGTGGCGAGATCGCCCTGCGCGTGATCTGCGCGTGCCGCGAGATGGGCATCAGGACGGTGGCCGTCTTCTCGGAGGCCGACGAGCACAGCCTGCACGTCCGCTTCGCCGACGAGGCCGTCTGCATCGGGCCCCCGCGCAGCAGCGAGAGCTACCTGCACGTGCCGGCGATCATCAGCGCCGCGGAGATCACCGGCGCCGACGCGATCCATCCGGGATACGGGTTCCTCTCCGAGAGCGCGTATCTCGCCGAGATCTGCGATGCCTGCCACATCAAGTTCATCGGCCCGAGCCCCTCGGTGATCCGGTTGATGGGCGAGAAGTCGCGTGCACGCCGCGCCATGAAGAAGGCGGGCGTGAGCACGCTGCCGGGGAGCGATGGCCCCGTCGAGACCGAGGAGGAGGCCCTCGAGGTGGCGGCCCGGCTCGGGTATCCCGTCATCATCAAGGCCAGCAACGGCGGTGGCGGCCGCGGCATGCGCATCGTGCGCGCCGCCGAGGAACTGCCGCCGTCGC is a genomic window containing:
- the accB gene encoding acetyl-CoA carboxylase biotin carboxyl carrier protein, with amino-acid sequence MTLDEIKQILDLVREHELSEFELEQEGVKLRVRKKGQDAPAVVVSPAHAVPVPVVAAASAGASASVPVTAAGDPASPVDADNTDGVELGVVTSPIVGTFYRSPEPTAAPFVAVGDTVRKNQVLCLIEAMKLMNEIVSEYDGEIVQVFVENGQPVQYGERLFAVKAR